The Mytilus galloprovincialis chromosome 4, xbMytGall1.hap1.1, whole genome shotgun sequence genome contains a region encoding:
- the LOC143072131 gene encoding uncharacterized protein LOC143072131 isoform X1, protein MADLMLKLYQFRDGDRILVVPKMLRVCNSAHEPLHTPRTPKSPNAEVIRKQIVGMIHEEPGKENDKPLKNQNPLIYQIKRKGNTGTMLKPSDKNERQLERVKRSHLKFIREANSSRSKEFPSIENYVLHGESKDPSHVYNVDIEDPDKRHWSLPGDLKQETKIKNVRFHIQEEHKKSKMQEDYEPREREHAQLSCEVRGSAIQSNEKPGRMSKPNLRHRRTEAAKRQATIHTSLQLFKRRLKLNHDPTYLTPSVNTNHDNDYIIRRVPMKNSLNANVAVPRAASAPKPVIEPRLTVNTTQRPKSSFTPCLNAQKTFLKARPQSSPDRYPNEGHLLRPRLHENLHNNEMIFFQEEEEQEPETIANVVNTYFVEQCKPKPKEIYQSSLSSHNLDVHNSLTSCPDARMKHVNSNHHFDNRFMRWLEESSANSEEARRAAMRSHPEPIIQETPKSPLLPPDHNDTEL, encoded by the exons ATGGCGGACTTAATGTTAAAGTTGTACCAGTTCCGTGACGGTGACAG gATTTTAGTTGTGCCAAAGATGTTGCGGGTGTGTAACTCGGCACATGAGCCTCTACATACACCACGCACGCCTAAATCACCAAATGCGGAAGTAATACGTAAACAAATAGTAGGCATGATCCACGAAGAACCAGGCAAGGAAAACGATAAGCCTTTGAAAAATCAAAATCCATTGATATACCAAATAAAACGGAAAGGTAATACAGGAACTATGTTAAAACCTAGTGATAAAAATGAACGACAATTAGAGAGAGTTAAACGATCTCATCTCAAGTTCATAAGAGAAGCAAACAGCAGTAGGAGTAAGGAATTTCCATCAATTGAAAATTATGTCTTGCATGGGGAATCAAAAGATCCCAGTCACGTATACAATGTAGATATTGAGGATCCAGATAAACGTCACTGGAGTCTGCCGGGAGACctaaaacaagaaacaaaaattaaaaacgtGAGATTTCATATACAAGAGGAACACAAAAAGAGCAAAATGCAAGAGGACTATGAACCTAGGGAAAGAGAACATGCTCAATTAAGTTGTGAAGTGCGCGGTAGTGCTATTCAATCCAATGAAAAACCCGGTAGAATGAGCAAACCAAATCTGCGGCATCGGCGAACTGAGGCAGCAAAACGGCAGGCAACAATTCATACATCACTTCAATTGTTTAAAAGACGATTGAAATTAAATCATGACCCAACATATTTAACACCATCTGTAAACACAAACCATGATAATGATTATATCATAAGACGAGTCCCCATGAAAAATAGTCTGAACGCAAATGTGGCGGTACCACGTGCTGCCTCGGCACCAAAACCAGTCATTGAACCGAGATTGACCGTTAATACTACTCAAAGACCTAAAAGTTCATTTACACCTTGTTTAAACGCACAAAAGACATTTTTGAAAGCTAGACCACAAAGTAGTCCGGATCGCTATCCGAATGAAGGTCATCTTTTGCGACCTCGATTGCACGAAAATTTGCATAACAATGAGATGATCTTCTTTCAGGAGGAAGAAGAACAGGAACCGGAAACGATAGCAAATGTTGTAAACACTTATTTTGTAGAACAATGCAAACCTAAACCTAAGGAAATTTATCAGTCTTCTCTTAGTTCGCATAATCTTGATGTACACAATTCACTAACATCATGTCCTGACGCAAGAATGAAACATGTGAACAGTAACCATCATTTTGACAATCGTTTCATGAGATGGCTTGAGGAATCGTCAGCAAATTCAGAAGAGGCTCGCCGAGCAGCAATGAGATCACACCCAGAACCAATAATCCAGGAAACACCAAAGTCCCCATTACTTCCCCCGGATCATAATGATACCGAACTATAA
- the LOC143072131 gene encoding uncharacterized protein LOC143072131 isoform X2: MLRVCNSAHEPLHTPRTPKSPNAEVIRKQIVGMIHEEPGKENDKPLKNQNPLIYQIKRKGNTGTMLKPSDKNERQLERVKRSHLKFIREANSSRSKEFPSIENYVLHGESKDPSHVYNVDIEDPDKRHWSLPGDLKQETKIKNVRFHIQEEHKKSKMQEDYEPREREHAQLSCEVRGSAIQSNEKPGRMSKPNLRHRRTEAAKRQATIHTSLQLFKRRLKLNHDPTYLTPSVNTNHDNDYIIRRVPMKNSLNANVAVPRAASAPKPVIEPRLTVNTTQRPKSSFTPCLNAQKTFLKARPQSSPDRYPNEGHLLRPRLHENLHNNEMIFFQEEEEQEPETIANVVNTYFVEQCKPKPKEIYQSSLSSHNLDVHNSLTSCPDARMKHVNSNHHFDNRFMRWLEESSANSEEARRAAMRSHPEPIIQETPKSPLLPPDHNDTEL; the protein is encoded by the coding sequence ATGTTGCGGGTGTGTAACTCGGCACATGAGCCTCTACATACACCACGCACGCCTAAATCACCAAATGCGGAAGTAATACGTAAACAAATAGTAGGCATGATCCACGAAGAACCAGGCAAGGAAAACGATAAGCCTTTGAAAAATCAAAATCCATTGATATACCAAATAAAACGGAAAGGTAATACAGGAACTATGTTAAAACCTAGTGATAAAAATGAACGACAATTAGAGAGAGTTAAACGATCTCATCTCAAGTTCATAAGAGAAGCAAACAGCAGTAGGAGTAAGGAATTTCCATCAATTGAAAATTATGTCTTGCATGGGGAATCAAAAGATCCCAGTCACGTATACAATGTAGATATTGAGGATCCAGATAAACGTCACTGGAGTCTGCCGGGAGACctaaaacaagaaacaaaaattaaaaacgtGAGATTTCATATACAAGAGGAACACAAAAAGAGCAAAATGCAAGAGGACTATGAACCTAGGGAAAGAGAACATGCTCAATTAAGTTGTGAAGTGCGCGGTAGTGCTATTCAATCCAATGAAAAACCCGGTAGAATGAGCAAACCAAATCTGCGGCATCGGCGAACTGAGGCAGCAAAACGGCAGGCAACAATTCATACATCACTTCAATTGTTTAAAAGACGATTGAAATTAAATCATGACCCAACATATTTAACACCATCTGTAAACACAAACCATGATAATGATTATATCATAAGACGAGTCCCCATGAAAAATAGTCTGAACGCAAATGTGGCGGTACCACGTGCTGCCTCGGCACCAAAACCAGTCATTGAACCGAGATTGACCGTTAATACTACTCAAAGACCTAAAAGTTCATTTACACCTTGTTTAAACGCACAAAAGACATTTTTGAAAGCTAGACCACAAAGTAGTCCGGATCGCTATCCGAATGAAGGTCATCTTTTGCGACCTCGATTGCACGAAAATTTGCATAACAATGAGATGATCTTCTTTCAGGAGGAAGAAGAACAGGAACCGGAAACGATAGCAAATGTTGTAAACACTTATTTTGTAGAACAATGCAAACCTAAACCTAAGGAAATTTATCAGTCTTCTCTTAGTTCGCATAATCTTGATGTACACAATTCACTAACATCATGTCCTGACGCAAGAATGAAACATGTGAACAGTAACCATCATTTTGACAATCGTTTCATGAGATGGCTTGAGGAATCGTCAGCAAATTCAGAAGAGGCTCGCCGAGCAGCAATGAGATCACACCCAGAACCAATAATCCAGGAAACACCAAAGTCCCCATTACTTCCCCCGGATCATAATGATACCGAACTATAA
- the LOC143072130 gene encoding beta-1,4-galactosyltransferase galt-1-like, with product MRCPRLKTIAILVFCAYLISIMIAFYLLHNMHTTQDSNFNIRPDQVIRHMKSHRRPEQLRIGHPLFDNCMQNQDYEELLLRPYHTINSVYVYSAFFDNRTGIPHVRMISMINGRNVKQNLNLSCHFAYGSNKDQFFSEPVIFYEMCENHHFTHGGWILSCKIPMNELETIPCSFVIKDNDISHGNHLSTMIPLLKTSSCRREKEKEDNGKFGLCIPPLYGDIKPTQFLKFISLTNALGIDHLIFYVYNISSNLNSILEYLEDRSTITIIPWVLSVESNHVWYYGQSVAINDCLYRGMFYFKYLAFTDLDEYIVSHNSGYSLRKLIEQKKSTDSRIAAFRFRTAFFIRNPEAKGNTTFDVLEHNYRTEGTSKIRSKLIVEPYKIFEVGIHHVSRAWPDSENYTSYEIDSEDAIVHHYRTCTSTLDLACTSFITDSTIRDWHNFNFITRYNSRMKELKSVFNITGDT from the coding sequence atgaggTGTCCACGACTGAAAACAATTGCGATACTGGTATTTTGTGCATATTTGATTTCAATAATGATTGCATTTTATTTACTGCATAATATGCATACTACACAAGATAGCAATTTTAATATACGACCAGACCAAGTGATTCGCCACATGAAAAGCCATAGGAGACCAGAACAACTTCGAATCGGTCATCCATTATTTGACAATTGTATGCAAAATCAAGATTACGAAGAACTTCTACTGCGACCATACCATACGATAAACAGTGTATATGTTTACTCAGCTTTCTTCGATAACCGCACTGGAATACCACATGTACGAATGATATCAATGATAAATGGTCGAAATGTGAAACAGAACCTTAACCTTTCGTGTCATTTTGCGTATGGTTCCAATAAAGACCAGTTCTTTTCCGAACCGGTGATATTCTATGAAATGTGTGAAAACCACCATTTTACCCATGGTGGATGGATATTATCATGCAAAATACCAATGAATGAATTGGAGACCATTCCTTGTAGTTTTGTTATTAAAGATAATGATATTTCACATGGAAATCATCTATCCACTATGATTCCATTGTTAAAGACGAGTTCGTGTAgaagagaaaaagaaaaagaggACAATGGAAAGTTTGGACTTTGTATTCCGCCACTTTATGGCGATATAAAACCAACTCAGTTTCTTAAATTCATATCTCTAACAAATGCACTCGGCATAGACCATTTGATATTTTATGTGTACAATATTTCTTCAAATTTGAATTCCATATTAGAATATCTAGAGGACCGTAGTACAATTACAATAATCCCGTGGGTACTTTCGGTTGAAAGCAATCACGTTTGGTATTATGGCCAATCAGTTGCCATCAACGATTGCTTATATCGAGGAATGTTTTACTTCAAATACCTAGCCTTTACGGACTTAGACGAATATATAGTTTCCCACAATTCAGGATATTCTTTGCGAAAATTGATAGAACAGAAAAAGTCTACAGACAGCCGAATTGCAGCATTTAGATTCCGTACTGCATTCTTTATCAGAAATCCTGAAGCAAAAGGCAATACAACATTTGATGTGCTCGAACATAATTATAGAACCGAGGGTACCAGTAAAATTCGTAGTAAATTGATAGTTGAACCTTATAAGATATTTGAAGTAGGAATCCATCATGTCAGTAGGGCGTGGCCAGATAGTGAAAATTATACTTCATATGAGATTGATTCGGAAGATGCCATTGTGCACCATTACAGAACTTGTACCTCAACCCTCGATCTCGCATGTACGTCATTTATAACAGACTCTACCATTAGAGATTGGCATAACTTCAATTTTATTACAAGGTACAACTCTCGTATGAAGGAACTAAAATCTGTTTTTAATATTACAGGTGACACTTAA